AGGGCAATGCACGTCTTTCATACAGGAAGACAAGTCACGCTCATATACCGTTAGCTCGTTAGTGTtattgatgttgttgttgttgttgtttatttgaaGCATGCCAGTGGGCTTTTGGGTTCAGGCTTGGGCTTCTGTACTTCCTCCACTGGCTCCAAACTGTATTATTTTCCAGGGCTGTTTTTATCCTCCAGGGACACTCACTTCCTTTGAGCAGCAGCTTATAAATAGCCTACATTTCCATCCTTCAAATCCCAGTCTGTTTTCACTGTACCAGTGAAGCATATTCCAGCTTAAGTGTGCAGTTATTTCTCCCTTCATAACCATATCAAAGCAGACTGCCCCCCGTTTGACACGTGGATATCTCGGTCACCTGTAGTCTGCCAGATTCCACATTGCTGGAATCCCCTTTCAGCTGTATACGGTTTCAGAAAATTATTCTGATTTCTTAAAAACTCTAAAATACGTGTCTGCACCTTCAAATCTGGCCGGTCAAAGTCTCCAGCAGGCTTGGGGTGTAGTGGGATTTGGATTGTAATGAGTCCCAGTGGCCTTTGATGTGGACATAGGGTGGAGCTCAGGAGATGTAGCACAGAACTGGTACTGTTTGTCTCCGTGACAAAAGCCCTCTGTGTTCTAGCAGAGACGGGTgaagagcaagtgagatgttgTCATTGTAAAGTAGAGCGACAGGGGAGGAGGTTTTAAAAACATAATTTGTTAAAAACATAATTTGATGCCCTCACGGGATGCCCTCTTATTCACTGAATATCTGCAGAAGAAACAGAATCTCTGGTGACCCATGGACATAAGACAACATTATAACTGTTAATGGAGGTTTAACCTTTCAGCGTTGCAGACACTTCAGATCAGGCTTATTTAAAGCTACATTCtctttgttcatgctgtctttCAGGAGGTGATGAAGAATACATCTATATGAACAAAGTAATTGTCACTGGACAGACTCATGACAAAACAGACAGAGGTGAGTCAAGGCTTCACACCACAACTCTCATTTACAACCGAGAATGACATCAGGCACAAGTGCCTGACAGGATGTTACGTGATTGGCTTAAGCAAACAGAGACAGAAGCTTGTGGTTTTGCAGTTGTAAATGAACAATTTTTTTGTCTCAACTTAAATGAATATTGCGTCCACTGAGTTCAGGTTTAAAACAGCTGAAGGGTCATTTTCTGCGAGGTGAGAGGTTGAGGTGTGGGTGTTGCTACCCCCCCTTCTTGTCTCTTCCTGTTCTGATTCTCAGTAATTCCTCAGGCCTTTCAGGTCTTTCATAGCCAGACCCCCTTCTGAGACTTTGCCCTTCTATTTATATTCCACCGAAGAATAGCATTCACATTATGAGGGTTCAAGCCTCAAGacgtacatgcgtgtgtgagaTGTGATAGTGCTGTTTAGTCAGTTTACGATTCTTGCCATTGTGTGAGAAATTGCCTTTTTAAGAGCAGCTTTACAAAAAGATGAAAAGTCAAAAAGGATTAtcagaaaaaaaatgttgaGTTGTGAGCCTTGATAAAGTGACTCGACTCAAGACTCTATCTGCTCATAATTTGTAACATATCTATAAGTTCTTTGCACAGATATTTGCACAGTGTCGCTAACTGAGCTAACTCCTCACTCCCTCCGAGACATTACTCTGCAGCTCTGGTGTTCAGCTCACAGCAAGCCAGATGTTACTATTTGAAAAAGAAGAAGTCTCTAAGAGGAATGTGTGATAGGAAGTACTTCAGTTTGGCCACTGGCTCTTAAAATACCACCATAAGCTTTCATAAATTAACTGTGGAGGACTTGTACCACATACAGATGGCAAAGTACAGTCGGcagtccccctccccccccccacccccaccccctctctatccctctcttcctctcttcctgaatctctccctctcttcctctctctcattgTACTGACAGATGACAGATAGTACACATTACGCACCCATACTGTTTGTGTGCATTTCTGCTTTACATTCTAAACATCGGTATGTTTTTAACAGCTGTAAACACCTGTCTTTCTCTCGTCTCTTATCGGCCCATGCGTATAACCCGATGATCAGAGCACAGAGCGGACGCTGAAGCTAACGGAAGAGCCGCAAAGTCTACCTGTGCACCACAGAAGAGTCTACCAGAGCTTCCTCCGCCCAGAGCTGTGAGTGAACACCACTTTACAACTGCACCGCAGCACAAAGTCAGACAGGCTTGCTTAGATGTACATGAACCTCTAACACAGGTCCTCCTCACACCTGTCCAACCGTCTGAACAACAGGGCGTAATGTTTCATCTGCTCTCGCATAAACTCTAAGACCAGTGGGCGTGAAAAGGGCAATTACTAGGGGTAAATGCGTAAAATGTCAAGAGATTAAAAGTTTCCAGTGTTACACTTTGAAACAAAAAACTCGGCGATAGTGGAATGTGGAAAAAGGGTCATGCAGCCATGTATCATAGATCATCTTTTATTTAAACACACCAGGAATAATAAGCAtaatggtgtttgtgttgttccaCACCTGGACccactcactgcactgcaaATACTGTATTCAGACTGCTGTGTCTTATTTGCTGTGTTTAATCTGTATTCTGACTGATCCTAGTGTTATCTGCTGTTTGTTCAATCTGTGAATCAACATCTGCAGAAGGCAAAGTGAGGCACTTTCTCACGCTTAGTGAAACCGCCACCGTCTGTGTTTATGCAAACCCTAAGAGTGACCATAAATTCCCATTATTAACTGTTCCAACATCCCTAATAAATTCTGGTCTTTCTAGTTGCTGTAATCACCTTCAGAGACAAGGTATTAATCCCCCTCTGCAacacaaaagtgtgtgtgtgtgtgtgtgtgtgtgtgtgtgtgtgtgtgtgttggctcaGAGTCGCTCCTACAGGGGCTCCAGTGTTCTGTGGGGGTTCTGTAGTCAGGGGAATAGACAGACAGGAGCATGGGCGGAACTAGAGGAGCAGAGTGTGAAGGCTTTGAACTCCAGAACCATCCACGGGTTCACGGGGCGCTGCTTCTGATTAAGACCAGACGAAGCAGCAGCCGTTTGGCAGGGGCGCGTGAACCTGCACGTCGTGTGTGAAGGCCAGCGGACGGGGGACTGCAGCACGGAGCTCCGTGATAGTCTCTCAATTCCTGCCTTAATACGTCATCatgggaggaaaaaaaacagccTTTTATGAATTTTGGAGATTGTtgctcttttttatttataaagtttGAATTCTAAACAATTGCATCTAGTTCTGGTCTTGAAAGGCCAAACTAGAGTTCACATCTTATCTGCCACTCCTTATTCATATTATGGCACGCCTGTTTGAGATATTCGATATTCTCCAGGATGGTAACATAACACGTTCCTCCTTTACAAGTGTTTAGAGAAGCTTCAGATCCAGCTGCTTTCCTAGAGCTTAGACACCTCTATGgtgtcctcctctcttctgtTATCTCCAGCAGTCTCCGGTGCTTTTGCGGTACCAATGATTTGATCTGTGTCTGTGGTCTTAGGAAGCCTCAGCAAACAGGTCCGGAGCGATCCACTCTTTGGGAATCCCTGCATTTGCCTGTGTGGTTTCCATACGTCCCTACAGATGCGGTACTCCAGAGTTAGGTCGCGATTCACCGTGAATGCCGAGTCTCCCCTGACCACGGCGGTGAAGAGCGCCCCCCGGCTGTTGACGTAGTGCCCCAGCATGGACGTCCACTGGCCCGTGGTGATGTTGTAGCAGTCCATGAGACAGTGCAAGAAGTCGTCAGACGGGCCGTTCCTCATCATGAAGAGCTGTTCGCCGTGGGCCACCATGCAGTGGCCGTAGCTCTGCGGCCGTATCAGGGTGGTGGTCAAGGACCACTCGTCCTTGTCGGGCGTGTATTCGTAAATGTCGGTGGTCTTGGGGGGCTTCCAGAAGCACAAGAAGACCCTCCTGCGTGCCACGGCACCGGCCGCCCCTGCCACGGGCCGGGGGGCGTGCCTAACGAAGGTCCACTCTCGCACGGAGACGTCGCACGCCTCCGCGGAGGCCATGACGCAGTTCTGGAACTCACCGCCGAAGGCGTACAGGCGTCCCTCGTGGCCCACCAGCGTGAAGTTGTATCTGGACTGCCGGGGCCCAGCGAAAGCGCTCCACGAGTTGCTTTCGGCGTCGTAGCAGAAGCTGGAGTCCACCGTCACCTTGCTCACCCCACGCACACCTCCCACCACGTACAGCCGGTTCTTCACCACAGCCACGCCCGCCATGGAGGTGCTGGCCTCCGTCGGCAGGTCCGTGAGGTAGCGCCAGACGCCCTGCTTCTCATTTAGGGACCACACTGTCCTGGACGAGTCCTGGAGAATCTTCAGAGAAGGCGAGTGGGTCCCCAGAGCGACGAAGGAAGCCGGCGAGAGAGACTCCACGTAGCGGATCATCTCCTCCGGCAAAGACTGCGTCGCCTCCTGCAGGTCACGGTAGGCATCGCGGATGAATGCCGCCGCGCCGCGAAACAGCCTCCACAGGCCGAACACGGCGGCCGCGTGGAAAAGCAGGAAGCAGTTCTCCGTGTCCAGGACGTCTATGAGGTGCTGGGTCAAAACGTCCACCTGGAGGAAGGCGGCACATTCCACGGCCTCCACGATCTCGTCGGGGTCGTGGCCGCTGAAGCTGGGCCGCTCGCCTCTGGACACGGCCAGCACCAGGAGGAACGCCCTGACCTTCAGCCCCTGCAGGTGGAGCTCACCCTGAAGGCTCTCCCTCATCCCAGATCGGAACAGGGCCCGGAAGTACTCACAATTCCTCCCCAGCAAGGTCTTGTCTACCACGAACATGCTCCCTTCCACCCACACTCTGAGGGAGCCCGTCagaccctccccctctccctgacACAGCGCTTCCCAGTCAGGCACAGAGTTCCTGTCCACCCTGCCAGGAGGCTCCATAACTCCATAACGTGCCTCTCCCCACCTAGTAGTTCTTCCACTCTGGCCATGCAGCCCGAAAGGAGGTCCAgctaattagcatttttgtctAAACTTGACACTAAACATAAGCGTCGGCCTTCTGTggcatcacacaaacacacacacagttctcctGTTACTGCAAATAGCGCTGCCCTAAAGATAGCCCCGGGGCTGGCCATAGCGTCACATAGGAaagggagtgtgtttgtgtctgcagaCAGAAAGAGTCGAACCATATGTAGATTAGTTAATGTTCTCCCAAACATGATGTTTTAACCCCACGTCCATTATCAATCGAAACTCCTTACGGTACAGCAGCGACAATCAGACTGTGAAACATATTTACATTTGGTTCACTGGACTAAACAGACATGATTAATCAAGCAAAGATGACATCCGGCTGTGCAAAAGGTCAGAGTGAGTTCCGAACAGGGCAAGACAACGATTGCCGTTCAAAGAGCCAGTTTGTCATTAACAGGTCTGGGAACAGTGCTGATTGTGCTATGAGCAGATCGCTCTTACCCAGCGGTTAGGGCCagtgcatttgtgttttcacTGAGCTAGATTCTTGGCACGGGAAGCAGGGATTTTCCATGTTCTGGGTGTTCGTTTGGTCTCTTTTCCCACTCCTTTTTTTCCCTTCTTCTTTCCCAAAAGCCGGTGCTCTATCGTTATTTACGCCTCTCTTCTCATCTGCTTCCCCCTCAAACCGGGTTTCCGTGGTGACAGGAGAATGAGGGGGGGCTGACTACTTAAACAAAGACCAGGGGAGCGGGTTCAAGATGGGGTCCAGTGTGGGGCACAGAACCGCCACTGTGTGTGCTCACTTGTCAAACACAAACTCGTCGGCAGCAGCGACGTCGCTCCTGCTGTTGTCGTGGGACGGTTCTGCGGCGTCTCAGCCCTGACCCTTTGGCCGTGTCCGGGGCAGTGGCCATATTGGGTCGGAGTGGGAGGAAGCAATGGCCTGCTCCTTCCTTTTAATCACTGGCAGATGCGGGAACGCTCCGACACGGCTTCTCGTACCTCCCAGTTTCTTTTAGTGTGTCAgcgaatgagagagagggaaagagagaaagacaaagcaGCCTGGGAGGGCCGTAGAGTTAAGAGTGTGAGAAAAACAGTTCCCCTTTAGTTCAGCGGAGATATTTGAGTGCCGGggtgctctgtgtgtggggtatgtggAGACATCCTTTCCTTTTTTCTAACCCTCATACATCAGCCTCCAGTTCACACTGCATGCCTCATTCTTTCAGTTTAAATCACCTATTGCTTAAAGCCTTCAGCTAACTTTCATTTTAAAGTCACAACATCCCGTCCGCCTAAGGTTTAGGACCCGGTTGTTTACGAACATTCCCACGTCTTTGTTTCAACGTGGAAACTTATCCTGCCAGTTAACCTTCCCAGACCTCGCTGTGTCAGCATGCGGTTTTAATCAAGTCGGCGGGTCTGTCGGTGGAATTCTCACGGCGAGTCCAGATGAATCACTTtccctgggtgtgtgtgggcagatgCAGCaggggcgcgcacacacacacacacacacagccccggGCTTCACCGTGCGGGTATCGGATGGAAGGATTCAGATATGTTCCTAATTAAACGATTTGGGAGCGCCGCCGGTCCGCACCACTCCCAGCTAAAACAATTACTCCTGCAGGCAAACACGCCTGGAATGCCTGGTCAAACATCGCCTGGCTGAGGTCAGAGGAAGCTCAGGGTCCATCTGGAGGGGGTCCCCTCCGTCAGATGGGAAAGCCCATCAAAAAGACAGGTGCACGGGCTAAGAAGCCCGGAGCCTGACGTACCTTTGAGAAGCAGACAGAGGGGTTGAGGGGTTTGTGTGCTACGTGTGTAACATGAGTCTTTATTAAGGTACAATGATCTGTTaaagtctttctctctgtctttctgtctttctccatctctttctgtctttctccatctctttctgtctttctctctgcagGTCCTGATGGGGAGGGACCCTTTCCCTCTCCCCCCAACTCCAGCAACAGCGGGCCTGGACCCTGCGGAGAGCTACTACGAGGAAGCCCAGCCGTACGACTCCACCAACAATGGTGAGCCGTGGGCCGCCTCCCGGTGTCCCGTGTCTCCATGGCACCCGGTTCATGGCCTGGCCGTTTCCCTCGCAGCTTTCTGCAACATTCTTCTAGCGCGTCACCCGATCGCTCGGGGCTCTGATTTAGCTCCCTGGCCACCAACACCAAATTCTAGCTAATGCCATGGAACGCTCCCAGCTCTGTGTTTGGACCGGCGCTCCTTGGACGGTTCCCCAGCCGGACCCCGCACGAGGACACGTgagggggggaggtgaggggggggctACGCAGCACAGAACAGCGAGGGGCTTTGTTCGGATCCAGCCGCTCCTCTGGCACCGGGCGCGGTGACGAAGCCCAGGACGGGAGGCTGAAGGAGGGCGTGGGGGTGCACAGCGCGGGACCTCGGACAGGATGATTCACATCTCCAGCAGATGTGCGGAGGACACGGTCAGACCGTCACGCAGCTCAACACTGAGGagatggggaggagagatgTTTACTTTGATGCGCTGACTGCTTTCTGGAACAGGCGGCGAGCCAGCTTGTGGAGATGTAGTTCAATGTGTTAGTGGAGCTCTTGTAATAAGAAGTATGCACAATACTCCCTCTTGTTGCTGATGGCAGTTTGGGGTTTAATGCGTTCCTCAACCTTTTAGAAATGCAAGAGACCAGAAACCATTCAAAATGTTCTTGCTGTTTCTAAGACACCCGAGGTCCTGTATAATGTCATGTTTGtatctccttttctctctctttctctctctctctctctctctctctctctctctctctctctcttcattctTTTGTTTCTGGAGATGTTAATATCATTTGAAATCAAACGTGTTTCACAAAGAAGAGTCAGTCAGAGACCTCTGACAATATGGTCTTTGCTTTAAGTAATCCGGGTATCTTCCATCAGGGGAACTGGAATGAAGAACTGATACTTTCAATTAACAGGAGACGTGCCTGGCACAGGCTAAGAGGGTCTGCAGCTACACTGCTGGGGGGCCATGCCAGATCTTTCTGGCATggccagaatcagaatcaggatTTTTCCTGATTCTCCAGCCATTCCCCATAGACACTCAGCTTTGAATCGGTGGCCTGCTCTGCTCTGCATGGTCTGCTTGCCGTCTTCACGTCTTTCCAGGAAATGTTCCTGCAACCCCAGAAGATCATTTTCTTAGACCCGACCCCATCCCTGTTAGCTCCACCCCCACGACCTCCCCGCCCCCCACTCCAACGGTGCTTTCCGATTGGTCCTGACTCTCGTCCCTCTGCCCCTGTGGTGCAGATGAGGGCGAGGCGGTGAGCAGCTCTTACGAGTCCTACGACGACGAGGACGTCCCCGTGAAAAAGTCCCCCGGCGCGCAGCACCAGTGGCCGTCCACGGAGGCGTCCATCGAGCTGATGAAGGACGCCCGCATCTGCGCTTTCCTCTGGAGGAAGAAGTGGCTGGGTCAGTGGGCCAAGCAGCTGTGCGTCATACGAGAGACCCGCCTCCTGGTGGGTGACTCCGCCCCCTCGTAGGGTCCTCATGCTGATGGTCCACCCACACTCCCAAGTCACCCAAGAAATGTGATTAGTCTGTCATTGGAAatgttaattattattatattgctATTGAAATGTAGTCACACATGTATTTAACTAAACTGTTGAATATTGACACTTCAGTAGAATTAGTTCCTGAGCAATTGAGACTAATTGAGATAATGTAGACATTATTGTATTGTAGTACATTATTTCTTTGTCACAGGTGTGTTTAGACATTAAGGTTCTCAGATTTGCCTGAAGTTTCTATGGTACGTACATGGCATTGTAATTCGGAACAGCAGAATCAGGAGCCACGTGCCACTGTTTGTGTCTGCAGTGCTACAAGAGCTCGAAGGAGCAGACGCCCCTGCTGGACGTCAGCCTGCTCGGCTGCAGCGTGGTCTACAAGGAGAAGCAGCTCAAGAGGAAAGAGCACAAGCTCAAGGTTATCCCGCAGGGCGGCGAGACCATCGTCCTGAGCCTCCAGAGTCGGGAGCAGGCCGAGCAGTGGCTGAAGGTGAGGAGAACCCCTCCGGGAACGCTCCACGCGTCAGACGGTCACATCTCACTGTGGTGTTCATGCCCGCCCGTAGGTGATCCAGGAGATCAGCCCAAAATCTGCGGACGGCGCCGACGTCGGTGAATCCCCCAGGCTCATCTGTACCAAGGTACGAGCTGAGCAGAACGCTCAGGAACATAGCAGGGAACACGACCACGTGTGTAGACAAGTGGGAGTTTTGGAGCCCCGTCAGTAAGCGGTGACGGAGGAGAAGGTGGTGTGCGTGATCTGAGCGATCTCCTCAACAGGGCGAGCTCGGCGAGAGGTTCTCCGTGGCCTCAGAGAGCGGCAGCAGCACAGACAGCCACGCTGAGACCCTGGAGAACAAAGACGGTGAGATGCTCCTCTTGCAGATGTTCTCCTGGACTGGTTGTAGTGGGAAGGATTATTTTCAAATGTTTGGTAACTATATAATTTCCTTTTAGTTAAGAAGAAATATGGCGCTGGCCTAAAGTTTAGTAATCTGATGAACATTGGGAAAAAGAAGTTTTCTTCGTCAGACAACCCTGAGAAGTGTGTGGAAACATCAGGTATATCTGTGCAGATCAACTGTAGATGCGCTTGTTTGTATGGTTGTATGTTTGAGTATTGTCCAAACAAAGATGGGTTTCCGAGTCACATCCAgagcccccacctcccccacctcctcccccacctcctcctcctcctccctccaacAGGCTACCTGAATGTACTGGTGAACAGCCAGTGGCGGATGCGCTGGTGTCAGATAAAGAACGGCCAGCTCTTATTCTACCAGGACAAGGGCAAGTCCAAGCCGGCCCAGCAGCCGGTCCCGCTGGAGGGCTGCATGGTCCTGCCTGACCCCAGTCCTGAACACCTCTACTCGTTTCGCATACAGATGGATGGAGAGGAACTCGTCATCCTGGAGGTGAGCACACCTCTCCCCACACCTGCCAGAATCTCTTACACAGCGTTGGTCATTAAAAACAAGACACTGCTTACATTACAAATGACTGACCCAGAGTCACTGGCGGTCTCAGTAAAGGCTACtggcacacacacgtgaacatgaCTGAGtttgagcccccccccccccccctcacacatctccaccacagGTGCTCTGAGCCAAGAGACACTCCTCTCGGCCTGCAGGTCTTACACCCACATGCTGCTGGAGAAAAGCCCGGAAAGCTGCCGCTCGGGCTACAGTTGCCATGGCTCTAGTTGTTATGGCTGCCCCCTCCCACGAGCTCTGAGCAGCTGTACTCCATTCCTTACGATGCTGGAGCCTCGTCCAGACTTTGTTTGGACGTTGACGGTCCCGTAAAAGCCAGCGTCGATGTGGCGTGCCTCGTTCCAGCAGCGTTCACGAACGCGTGCTTATTAAAAAGAACACTGTCAGCAGACAGATAAACAACTGATTTCCTGTTCACATTCCAGTATTCAGTGTCTGACTACTTACTCCACTTTAGGAAGACTCTTTTCTGTaaacaaagagaaaagagaCCAAATACAACCTTCGCAAAGCTTCTGTAAAAGATAACGAGATGAAGCTGTTCAATGtggctgccatcttttggacgGTTTAAGGGGCATTTGCCTAAAGGATCTGCCGGTAGATTGCTTGTGCTGTAGTTTCATCAGTAGCTGATGTGTCTATGTGAGTGAATGGAGATGTCTCTCTGTTTAATGGGAGGATTTTGTGTCTCTTCAGGCCAAGTCATCTGCAGACATGGGCCACTGGCTGGGTCTTCTCCTGTCGCAGACCGGCACTAAAACTGACCCAGAGGAACTGACTTACGACTATGTCAACTCGGAGAGGATCTCCAGTATAGTCAATGCTGCCAAGACGTCCATGTAGTAAGCCTGTCCCTGTCTACTGCACATGTGTAGACAAACCAGCAAAGAACACGTGGATGTcatggaactgtgtgtgtgtgtgtgtgtaattgtgggACTTTGTGTGTATGCCTCAGCCTGATGCAGAGGAGATACTCAGAGCCCAACGCTTACACTGACAACCTCCCTTTGGACAACCAGGGCTCAGATGACATATACGATGATGTAGCCTCCACAGAGAACGAGCAAGAGGTGAGGAACGTTGTTCTTTCTCACAAGGGCCTGCTGTTCTTCTCATGATACTCTCCATGATACTCTTCTCATGATACTCTGTTTATTCTCACCGTTGGCTCTGTTGGAttgatgaggatgaggagcgCAGAACCTCACAGGTGCTACTGCTGGAACATTCCTTAACACGTGTGTCCCTCCGTGCTCGCCGTACAGGACAGTCCGGACGGCGGCGGTGATCCGGTGCCGAGCGCGGATCAGGACGGGAAGGACAGGGTGTATCTGGACCTGATGCCTGTTCGCTCCTTCCTGCACACAAACGCGGGCAGGGTGTCCCCGCAGACAGGCCACTCCCCCGGCCCAAACGCCACGCCCTCTGACGAGCACCAGGACCCTGGGAATGAGGTGGGGACTCAAACAGCAGTGAAAATTCAAACTAaatttctctctgcctctgttcTGACAGTAttagatagatatactgtgcaTCTCTATGACTTTAGCTagtatcacggtatcacagcaTCGCAACTATGATGtgtaaaacatcaaacagtGACTGTAAAAGCGTTCGTCTCTTTCACCTTTAGCCTGTTCAACCTGAAGCGTCAGAGTACGAGATCTCGCTACCCACCACGACAGAGCGAGTCGATTCTACAGCCGTCACACCCAGGCTGGACCTGGATGCTTCCTCCAGTCCCCAGGCCCACTGGACCCAGCTCCCCGTTCAAGAGACCCAGAAACAGGCCGGCACCCCCAGCCTCGCCGTCCCTCGGAGCCAGAATCTGAGTCAGCCCCACGCAGCACCCCAAGCGCCCCCAACCCCaccggccagcagggggcgggcCGCAAGCACAGACAGGCTGCTGGAGAGAAGCAAGCCGTCTGCGGCAGGTAGAGGCCCGAGCG
The genomic region above belongs to Brachyhypopomus gauderio isolate BG-103 chromosome 3, BGAUD_0.2, whole genome shotgun sequence and contains:
- the LOC143510190 gene encoding kelch repeat and BTB domain-containing protein 13 — its product is MEPPGRVDRNSVPDWEALCQGEGEGLTGSLRVWVEGSMFVVDKTLLGRNCEYFRALFRSGMRESLQGELHLQGLKVRAFLLVLAVSRGERPSFSGHDPDEIVEAVECAAFLQVDVLTQHLIDVLDTENCFLLFHAAAVFGLWRLFRGAAAFIRDAYRDLQEATQSLPEEMIRYVESLSPASFVALGTHSPSLKILQDSSRTVWSLNEKQGVWRYLTDLPTEASTSMAGVAVVKNRLYVVGGVRGVSKVTVDSSFCYDAESNSWSAFAGPRQSRYNFTLVGHEGRLYAFGGEFQNCVMASAEACDVSVREWTFVRHAPRPVAGAAGAVARRRVFLCFWKPPKTTDIYEYTPDKDEWSLTTTLIRPQSYGHCMVAHGEQLFMMRNGPSDDFLHCLMDCYNITTGQWTSMLGHYVNSRGALFTAVVRGDSAFTVNRDLTLEYRICRDVWKPHRQMQGFPKSGSLRTCLLRLPKTTDTDQIIGTAKAPETAGDNRREEDTIEVSKL
- the afap1l2 gene encoding actin filament-associated protein 1-like 2, which translates into the protein MEKHKVLDRLLEELQRFLKLLDGEHLSGTVATRKGVLTDLLQAYKSSNGGDEEYIYMNKVIVTGQTHDKTDREHRADAEANGRAAKSTCAPQKSLPELPPPRAVLMGRDPFPLPPTPATAGLDPAESYYEEAQPYDSTNNDEGEAVSSSYESYDDEDVPVKKSPGAQHQWPSTEASIELMKDARICAFLWRKKWLGQWAKQLCVIRETRLLCYKSSKEQTPLLDVSLLGCSVVYKEKQLKRKEHKLKVIPQGGETIVLSLQSREQAEQWLKVIQEISPKSADGADVGESPRLICTKGELGERFSVASESGSSTDSHAETLENKDVKKKYGAGLKFSNLMNIGKKKFSSSDNPEKCVETSGYLNVLVNSQWRMRWCQIKNGQLLFYQDKGKSKPAQQPVPLEGCMVLPDPSPEHLYSFRIQMDGEELVILEAKSSADMGHWLGLLLSQTGTKTDPEELTYDYVNSERISSIVNAAKTSMYLMQRRYSEPNAYTDNLPLDNQGSDDIYDDVASTENEQEDSPDGGGDPVPSADQDGKDRVYLDLMPVRSFLHTNAGRVSPQTGHSPGPNATPSDEHQDPGNEPVQPEASEYEISLPTTTERVDSTAVTPRLDLDASSSPQAHWTQLPVQETQKQAGTPSLAVPRSQNLSQPHAAPQAPPTPPASRGRAASTDRLLERSKPSAAASSGPAKLGKNRTEADVRRFTDERDRLERDREEVKNTLATLRKERREAKEELSACEEPSKQASLEAYLKQKEEACREAEQRRVEVELSLVEVKENLKKVEAGPFTLGTTVDSSLLESPTVSVLNPALITSPPPSPSPRLQLQLPPAAPTAPINNGDPSPVNSATALKNRPLSVMATSKGNVLQKAKEWEKKSNT